In Candidatus Binatia bacterium, one genomic interval encodes:
- a CDS encoding PIN domain-containing protein → MIAVDTNLLVYAHRSSLPEHRRARRAIERASGDPRGWGIALASVAEFWSVVTHGAAPRPSTGREASAFLAALETDAAMQVWVPRTGFATRLLQFASDMEVAGVRVFDLQIALTVFEHGASELWTHDRSFTRVPGLRLFDPLA, encoded by the coding sequence GTGATCGCAGTCGACACGAACCTGCTCGTGTACGCCCATCGGAGCAGCCTGCCCGAGCATCGGCGTGCGCGGCGCGCCATCGAGCGGGCCAGCGGCGACCCGCGCGGGTGGGGTATCGCGCTTGCGAGCGTCGCCGAATTCTGGAGCGTCGTCACGCACGGCGCCGCTCCGCGCCCGTCGACCGGCCGGGAAGCAAGCGCGTTCCTCGCCGCCCTGGAAACGGATGCGGCCATGCAGGTCTGGGTACCGCGAACGGGGTTCGCGACGCGGCTGCTTCAGTTCGCGTCCGATATGGAGGTGGCGGGCGTACGGGTCTTCGATCTGCAGATCGCGCTCACCGTCTTCGAGCACGGCGCGTCGGAGCTCTGGACGCACGATCGGAGTTTCACGCGCGTGCCCGGCTTACGACTGTTCGACCCGTTGGCCTGA